The following proteins are encoded in a genomic region of Brachypodium distachyon strain Bd21 chromosome 1, Brachypodium_distachyon_v3.0, whole genome shotgun sequence:
- the LOC100841099 gene encoding uncharacterized protein LOC100841099, with protein sequence MESSPEGFVPRAHQAPIKCPSAAEDPDQQPTPTVSSAEFLQFKKKAATIVEEYFSTDDVGATANELRELRVPCYHYYFVKKLVSVAMDRHDREKEMAAVLLSSLYGDVIDRPQVYKGFSKLTESCDDLSVDIPDAVDILAVFVARAVVDDILPPAFLAKQLPCLPDGSKGAEVIHRADKSYLSVPHHGEIILQRWGGIKSITVEEAKAKIADILEEYLAAGDTAEAFRCIRDLKVPFFHHDVVKRALVLAVERGGAAEGRILNLLKAASDEGVINESQMIKGFNRLTDSVDDLTLDVPNARCLLKSIILKASSEGWLCASSLKPLGPEPKKKAAVDDTAVRNFKAKALSIIQEYFLTGDIIESVSSLQAQNKSCASSFNAIFVKKLVSAAMDRKNREKEMASVLLSALSMPPDDVVAGFHLLIDSAEDAALDNLAIVEDLAMFFARSVVDEVIAPSDLEALEEEAGRRKAASSPGMLALRNAHALLGAKLSAERILRCWGGGGGGKAGWELDEVKDKIGKLLQEYDCGGGVREACRCIKELGMPFFHHEVVKKVLVAIIEKRGMDERLWGLLGECYGRGLITPNQMTKGFQRVADCIDDLALDVPDAGEQLGRCVERAKEGGWLDASFSVTKPGLQVPDGAAIGVCS encoded by the exons ATGGAGTCCAGTCCCGAAGGCTTCGTTCCACGCGCGCACCAGGCGCCGATCAAATGCCCAAGCGCCGCCGAG GACCCGGACCAGCAGCCGACTCCGACGGTGTCGTCCGCGGAATTCCTCCAGTTCAAGAAGAAAGCGGCGACGATCGTGGAGGAGTACTTCTCGACGGacgacgtgggcgcgacggcGAACGAGCTGAGGGAGCTGCGCGTGCCGTGCTACCACTACTACTTCGTGAAGAAGCTGGTGTCCGTGGCCATGGACCGGCACGACAGGGAGAAGGAGATGGCAGCCGTGCTGCTGTCCTCGCTCTACGGCGACGTCATCGACCGTCCGCAGGTGTACAAGGGGTTCTCCAAGCTCACCGAGTCTTGCGACGACCTGTCCGTCGACATCCCCGACGCCGTCGACATCCTCGCCGTGTTCGTCGCCCGTGCCGTCGTCGACGACATACTGCCACCGGCGTTCCTGGCGAAGCAGCTGCCGTGCCTGCCGGACGGGAGCAAAGGCGCCGAGGTCATCCACAGGGCGGACAAGAGCTACCTCTCCGTGCCGCACCACGGGGAGATCATCCTGCAGCGGTGGGGCGGGATCAAGAGCATCACCGTGGAGGAGGCCAAGGCCAAGATCGCCGACATCCTGGAGGAGTACCTAGCCGCTGGAGACACGGCCGAGGCCTTCCGTTGCATCAGGGACCTTAAGGTCCCCTTCTTCCACCACGACGTCGTCAAGCGTGCGCTCGTCCTTGCCGTGgagcgtggcggcgccgccgagggcCGCATCCTGAACCTCCTCAAGGCGGCGTCCGACGAAGGCGTCATCAATGAGAGCCAGATGATCAAAGGGTTCAACCGTTTGACCGACTCCGTCGATGATCTGACGCTTGACGTGCCAAACGCGAGGTGCCTCCTGAAATCCATAATCCTCAAGGCTTCGTCGGAGGGCTGGCTGTGCGCGTCGTCCCTGAAACCATTGGGTCCGGAgccgaagaagaaggccgccgTGGACGACACGGCGGTTAGGAATTTCAAGGCGAAGGCGCTGTCGATCATACAGGAGTACTTCCTGACAGGGGACATCATCGAGTCCGTGAGCAGCCTGCAGGCCCAGAACAAGTCGTGTGCCTCCTCTTTCAACGCCATCTTCGTCAAGAAGCTGGTCAGCGCCGCGATGGACCGGAAGAACCGCGAGAAGGAGATGGCATCCGTGCTGCTGTCCGCGCTCTCCATGCCGCCGGACGACGTCGTTGCAGGGTTCCATCTCCTGATCGACTCCGCGGAGGACGCCGCGCTGGACAACCTTGCCATAGTCGAGGACCTGGCCATGTTCTTTGCCAGGTCAGTGGTCGACGAGGTGATAGCGCCGTCGGACCTGGAGgcattggaggaggaggccggccggcgcaaGGCGGCGAGCTCCCCCGGCATGCTGGCGCTCCGGAACGCGCACGCTCTGCTCGGCGCAAAGCTCTCCGCGGAGCGGATCCTGCGGtgctggggcggcggcggcggcggcaaggccgGCTGGGAGCTGGACGAGGTGAAGGACAAGATCGGCAAGCTGCTGCAGGAGTACGACTGCGGCGGGGGCGTCCGGGAGGCGTGCCGGTGCATAAAGGAGCTCGGCATGCCGTTCTTCCACCACGAGGTGGTGAAGAAGGTGCTCGTGGCGATCATCGAGAAGCGGGGCATGGACGAGCGCCTCTGGGGCCTGCTCGGCGAGTGCTACGGCCGCGGGCTCATCACGCCGAACCAGATGACCAAGGGGTTCCAGAGGGTGGCTGACTGCATCGATGACCTCGCGCTCGACGTGCCGGACGCCGGGGAGCAGCTCGGCCGCTGCGTCGAGCGCGCCAAGGAGGGAGGATGGCTCGACGCGTCCTTCTCCGTCACGAAGCCGGGGCTGCAGGTCCCAGATGGCGCCGCCATTGGTGTCTGCTCGTGA